Below is a genomic region from bacterium.
TTCGTGCGCGGCTGGTTCGAGGGCTGTCGTCCGGGCTCGTGCGCCGGTACGCTCGGCACTCTTATCAACTGCCCGTGGTGCACGGGGCTCTGGTTCGCCTTCTTCGTACCCTTCTTTTACTACGCGACCCCGTATGCCTGGTTCCCCATCCTCATTCTCGCCCTGGCCGCGGTCGGTTCCTTTTTCCAGATCGTCTCGAATCTTGCGGGCTGGTATGCCGAAGGAAAGAAGCTGGAAGTACGGGGCCGTTAGCTATCCACATTGCGTTTATGTACCCGAAGCATATACTCGCCCATTAGATAGAGGGGCTAATCAAGGTCTTTCTATAGAACCCGAAGGGGGTCAACAATGAGCAATCAGGATACTACCACCGGTGGCCCTCCAAAGGATACTGGATGGGATGCCGCATGGTCTGGCGCGCGCGAGCGCCTCCGGAAAGAACTCGGCGATGCCACGTTCAACGCATGGATCGGCCCACTCAGGCTCGTCAGCGCCGATAGGGACAATATCCAGATCGGCGCGGCAAAGCCGTTCGCACGCAATTGGGTGGCCAACCATTACGTTACCCGCATCGACCGCGCGCTTCGGGCGGAAGGCAAAGCTCCCGACTCGCTCTCGATCGTGCTTTGCACCTCGGTACCGCCGCCGAACACCGGGGCGGTTACCAGCGGCACTCCGGTCGAGCTTCCTCCGTCAGCCTATCCGGCGTCAGCGCTCATGCGTAACGGCGAAAAGCCTGCGGCAGAGCCGAGAAACCTCTGGAACAGGCCGCTTCATCCGAGCCAGACCTTCGGCAGTTTCGTCGCGGGCTCGGAGAACGAGTTCGGATACCGCGCGGCGGAAAGCTTCGCGGATGGCAGCACCGAAAGCGGGCTGCTCTATATCCACGGCGGCTTCGGCTACGGCAAGACGCATCTTCTGAACGCGACCGCGCTCGAAGCGCGCAAACGCGGGAAGAGGGCGCTGTTTCTCGGCGCGGAGGATTTCATGCGCCAGTTCCTCGGTGCGCTGCACCGGCGGGACACGCTTTCCTTCAAGGACGAGCTTCGGGCTGCCGACATGCTGCTGATCGACGATCTACAGCACATCTGCCGCTCGCACACGACCGTGTCGGAATTCCTCCATACCGTGAATGCCTTCGCCGATTCGCGCCGGAAACTCATCGTCGCTGCCGATCGCGCGCCGGCGGCCCTCGAAACGCTGAGCGCTGATGTCAGGTCGCGCCTTACGGGCGGCCTTACGATCGGGCTCGATAAGCCGGGCCGGGACACGCGTTTGGCGATTCTCAAGTCGCGCGCGAACGAGTTCACCCGCGCAAGGCCGCACGCGGTGCTTCCCGAAGAAGTGCTCGAGCGCATCGCCGATATGCCGGACGCGAGTCCGCGCGATCTCCTCGGCGTGTTCACGAAGCTTGCCACCTACGCCGACCTCACCAAGAAGCCGGTCACGCTTGATGTCGCCGAAGAGGCCGTCGGCCAGCGCTCCGCGCCCGGCCGCAAGATCTCGATCGAGGACATCCAGCGCAAGACCGCCGAGTTCTACAAGCTCGACATCCGCGACTTCCAGTCGCCGCAGCGCACCCGCAGGGTGGCCCGGCCAAGGCAAGTGGCGATGTTCCTCGCGCGCGAGCTCACGATGCGTTCGCTTCCCGAAATCGGGCGGCGGTTCGGCGGGCGGGACCATACCACGGTCCTGCATGCCTGCCGTCGCATCGCGGAACTTTGCGAAGAAGACAGGGACTTCAAGGACGAAGTCGGGTTCCTTCGGGACATGCTTACGCGTCGCGGCCTTTAGGCGCGACGCGGAGTTTCAAGGGCGGCGCGCTACGGCGGCCGCCCTTTTTTCTAATCAACACGACTTTATTTCCCGTTAATATTTCTATGCTTTACTTATCCCGGACGAGTAGTTCGGATGTTCAAGGAGCAAGGACAATGGCCTGGACACATGCAAGGAAGATGCAGCTCAAATCTCTCTGGACGGAAGGGCTTCCCGCGAGCAAGATCGCGAAGGAGCTTGGCATCACGCGCAATGCCGTGATCGGCAAGGCGCACTATCTTGATCTCCCAAGGCGCGATGACCCTTCGCTGCCGCGCACCAAAAAACCGCCGCGCGCGACGGTGAAAATCGACCGCAGCAAGTCGACCTATCCAGTATAGAAAGGACACGTCTTCTGCCGTTGCAAAATAAAACGGCCCGCAACACGCGGGCCGTTTTATTTTTGGAAATGTTAGTAGTTTCCGCCGGACGAGTAGCCTCCGCGGCCACCGCCGTATCCGCCACCGTTTCCTCCGCGGTTACCACCGCCGAAACCTCCGCGGTCGCCTCCTGCCGGGCGCTCGCCCTGCGGGCGCGCGAACGATACGGAGAGCGTGCGGCCGCCGAAGTCCTTGCCGTCCCAGCGGTCGATTGCCGCCTGGGCCTGCGCTTCATCCGCCATCTCGACGAAGCCGAAGCCGCGCGAGCGACCCGTCATGCGGTCGGAGATAATGCTGACCGACGTGACCGTGCCTGCTTCCTCGAAAGCGGCGCGGATTTCGTCTTCAGTTGATCGGTAGGGGAGACCTCCGATGTAGAGCTTATTTGTAGCCATGCTATGCGTTAACTGTATAAGCTCGCCGATACCGAACACTTTCTGGCTCACGCCGCGAAGCTCTGGAAAACTGCGAGTTGCACCCAGTATGCTACACCCTTGCCCAAAGCGCAAGGGAGGTGTGTATAACGCCTATTGTACCGGATTCGCCGGAATCGTCCGGACATTCGTGATGATTCCGGGATCCCGAGTTGTCGCGTCGGACGCGATCGTCCTCATAAGGACGGTCGGGACAAGGAACGTGAGCATGCTGAGCCCGAGAAGGGCGACGAGGATTATGACGAATGTTTTCTTCATCGGCCGGATTGTAGCACGGGCCGGAGCTCGAGGGAATCCGCCGTAAGGCTGCCGTCGCTGTTTGCGGTTCCCGACACCGACACGTTCTCCCCGGCTGCCACATCAGCAAGGCTTCCCGGGGCGCTTTTGGCGACCGTGGTCGAAGCGCTCGTAAGGACGATCCGGGTGCTTCCGTTCATCATCCGGATCGTGATGCTGCCCGCGTCCTTCGAAAGGACGGTACCGGAAACAAGGCCGCTTCGTCCGGCAAATCCGCCGCGCATGCCGCCCGCGAAATTCCCGGGAGCCATTCCTCCGCGCGCGGGCCCGTGCCCTCCCGCGTATGCGATACCCGAATAAAAGCCGATGCCAAGCGCGATAACCGCGATGCCGATACCGTAGAGTACGTTCTTCCGCATATGGTTTATAAAGCTGGTATGGGTACTACTACGCATTCTTTCGGGTACTCATTCATACCGGAGCGCGTCTATCGGATTGAGCGCTCCGGCGCGCCGGGCAGGGTAATACCCGAAGACGATGCCGATCCCCGCGGAAACGCAAAACGCGAGGAGTACGGATGAAACCGATACGCTCGTCGAGACGAGCCCCGAATAATTGACGCCAATCGAGACGAGCCACCCGAGCGCCACGCTGATGACGCCCCCGATGAAGGTGAGCGCGACGGCCTCGGCAAGGAACTGGATGTTAATGTCGCGGCGTTTCGCGCCAATGGCTTTGCGAAGCCCGATCTCCCGCGTGCGCTCGGTCACGGTCGTGAGCATCATGTTCATGATCCCGATGCCGCCCACAAGAAGCGAGATGCCAGCCACCGCGCCAAGGAGGATGGTGAATGTGCCGGTTATCGATGAGGCGGTCGAGAGGATATCCGCCTGGTTAAGCACGCTGAAATCGGCCATAGCCGGATCGCTTATCTTGTGCCGTTCGAGAAGGAGAGCAGTGATGTCCTGCTGCACCTGCGCCATCGTGTCCGCATCGGTCGCTTGCACGTCGATCGTCGTCAGATAATCGCTTCCGGAGAGATAGCGCGCGGCGCTCCCGGTCGGCACATAAACGATGTCATCGGCATTCGTGAACCCGCTCCCGCCTTTCGCAAGCGTGACCCCGATTATCTTGAACTGGATATTCTTGATGCGCACGGTCTGCCCGACAGCGTCCTCGGGGAGAGCATCCTCGCCGAAGAGGTCGGTAAGCGCAGTCGGTCCGAGAACGGCGACCTTATCGCCCGAGTCGTTCTGGCTTTCGGAAATGAAGGAGCCTTGGCCGATTTCCACGTTCCTGATATCCGCATAGCTCGGACTCACGCCGTTGACCGTCGTGTTGGTATTCGTCCCTTTGGCCGTGACCTGATAGCGGCCGGAGATTTCCGTCGCTACGGACCGCACCGAATCCGCCTGCGCCGCTATCGCCGCCGCATCGTCTTTCGTGAGCGTTCGCGCCCCGCCGCGCCCTGCGCTCACCTGGAACCCCGGGCCCCGCTGCGCCCCCGGCGTTATGACAAGCAGGTTCGAACCGAGCGATTCGATGCTCGCCGTGACCGAGTTCTTCGCTCCGGTGCCGATCGAGACGAGCGCGATGACGGACGCGATGCCGATGATGATGCCGAGCATCGTAAGGCCGCTTCGCGCTTTGTTGGCCGAAAGCGCGGTATAGGTCTCCTCGAAAAGATCGCGCGTGGTCATGGGTGCAGTATCAGTTTCTGCGCACGATTCTTCTCGTCGGAAACGATGCGTCCGTCGCGTATCGTGATGATGCGCCCGGCATGCTGCGCGACTTCCGGTTCGTGCGTGATGAGGACGATGGTTCGTCCGTGCTCGCGGTTGAGCTTCTGGAACGTGCCAAGGACCAGGAGGCCGGTCGCGGTGTCGAGATTTCCCGTCGGCTCGTCCGCGAGGATGAGCGCCGGGTCGTTCACGAGAGCCCTCGCTATCGCGACGCGCTGTATCTGCCCGCCCGAGAGCTGATTCGAGAGGTGGCCGAAATGCGACTCGGGGAGTCCCGCCGCAAGAAGCGCTTCTTTCGCACGCTTCCGCCGCTCGTCTTCGTTGACTCCCGCATAGACGAGCGGCAGCATCACGTTCCGCAGCACGCTCGTCCGCGCGAGCAGATTGAACGACTGGAAGACGAAGCCAATGCGATCCTTGCGCACGTCCGCAAGCTCGTCGTCGTTCATTTTCGACACATCGCGCCCGTCGAGCACGTACGTGCCGCTCGTCGGCGTATCGAGGCAGCCGAGGATATGCATCAGGGTCGATTTGCCGGAACCCGACGGACCCATGACTGCGACGAACTCTCCGGCGTCAATACCGAAACTCACGCCCCTAAGCGCCTCGAACAGGTTGTCGCCCTCGCCATAGGCTTTGGTGATGTTCGCGACCTCGATCATGCTAGAAGCCGCCGAAGCCCGCGCGCCGCGTCGCCCCCGAGGTTGCCGTGGTTTTCGCCGTCCCGTTGTTCGCGCGCACCACGACCTGGTCGCCTTCGCCAAGGCCCGAAAGAATCTGCGTGCTGGTATCGTCCGAGATGCCCGTTTCGACGGGAACGTTCTTCGGCGCCGCCGGCGAGGGAGTGCCCGCGCTTCCGGTATTCGCTTCAGCGAGCGGGGGATCGAATACCTGCACGTAGCTTGCGCCGTTCATAGTCTTTATGGCGCCCGAAGGCACCGAAAGCGCGTTTGGCGCGGTCGCGGTGATGATTGAGGCCGAGACGGTCATGCCCGGCTTCACGCGCTCGTCCCCCGCGTCGAGGCTTATGGTCACGCTATACGTCACGACGCCCTGGGAGACCGTGCCGACCGCGTCGATGCCGCTCACGGTACCCGTGAGCATGAGACCGTCTATCGCATCGAACGTGAGTGTCGCTTTTTGTCCGAGTTTAATCTTCGCTGCGTCGACCTCGTCAAGCGAAAGTACGGCGCTCTTTTCCTCGCCGATCATCGTGACGGCCGGGCTCCCTGCGGCGGTGCCCACCGTCGCGTCGAGCGCCGATACCGTCCCGGCGAAGGGCGCATAGAGGTAATAGTCCGCGAGGTTGTCCTTCGCGTCCTGCAGGGCGTTTTTCGCTTTCGTAAGCGAGAGTTCCGCCGACCGCACGGCAAGCGGTGTGCCGCTTCCGGAGAGCGTCGCGGTCGCGTTCTGAAGCGTCGTCAGCGCGGAAAGGGAGCTCGCGCTGTCGCCCTGGGCCTTGCCCGCATACGCGGCGGCCGAGGTGATCTGAGCGGCAAGACCCGCGGGAGGCGTAAGCAGGTTATGAGCGTCGACGGTCGACTGCACCAGGTTGAGAAACGCGAGCGTATCCTTGGCCGCCTGGTTCGCCGCTGAAGTGGCCTCGTTCGTGTGCTCCAGGAGCGCAAGAATGTCTTCGGCCGAAGAGTCGCGGTTCGCGGTCTGATACAGGCTGAAATACTTGTCATAAAGGTTTTTCGCTGCCCGGTATGAAGCCTCGGCCTTGTC
It encodes:
- a CDS encoding DUF1360 domain-containing protein, translating into MRIHFWNTVFGLLFILLVISGTHWLAAQGKLPSSVSLGAFMLMALAIFRLVRLFTYDNITAFVRGWFEGCRPGSCAGTLGTLINCPWCTGLWFAFFVPFFYYATPYAWFPILILALAAVGSFFQIVSNLAGWYAEGKKLEVRGR
- a CDS encoding HlyD family efflux transporter periplasmic adaptor subunit; amino-acid sequence: MPIDTLAGSARSLPSRALAYTKAHTAITGIIIIAVLAAGYWAYSALATNAAPTTYVTANAKVSTIVSSVTGSGQVSATTEAALKPEGSGTVTYVGVKAGQKVGAGTLLLKLDTTSAEKSVRDAGANLASAEISYQQAISSSGNSITSARGSGFDSAATAWSDLPGILSGLDTILHERTATYGGRTNANAYEDLIEENEPAARAAADKAEASYRAAKNLYDKYFSLYQTANRDSSAEDILALLEHTNEATSAANQAAKDTLAFLNLVQSTVDAHNLLTPPAGLAAQITSAAAYAGKAQGDSASSLSALTTLQNATATLSGSGTPLAVRSAELSLTKAKNALQDAKDNLADYYLYAPFAGTVSALDATVGTAAGSPAVTMIGEEKSAVLSLDEVDAAKIKLGQKATLTFDAIDGLMLTGTVSGIDAVGTVSQGVVTYSVTISLDAGDERVKPGMTVSASIITATAPNALSVPSGAIKTMNGASYVQVFDPPLAEANTGSAGTPSPAAPKNVPVETGISDDTSTQILSGLGEGDQVVVRANNGTAKTTATSGATRRAGFGGF
- a CDS encoding ABC transporter permease, coding for MTTRDLFEETYTALSANKARSGLTMLGIIIGIASVIALVSIGTGAKNSVTASIESLGSNLLVITPGAQRGPGFQVSAGRGGARTLTKDDAAAIAAQADSVRSVATEISGRYQVTAKGTNTNTTVNGVSPSYADIRNVEIGQGSFISESQNDSGDKVAVLGPTALTDLFGEDALPEDAVGQTVRIKNIQFKIIGVTLAKGGSGFTNADDIVYVPTGSAARYLSGSDYLTTIDVQATDADTMAQVQQDITALLLERHKISDPAMADFSVLNQADILSTASSITGTFTILLGAVAGISLLVGGIGIMNMMLTTVTERTREIGLRKAIGAKRRDINIQFLAEAVALTFIGGVISVALGWLVSIGVNYSGLVSTSVSVSSVLLAFCVSAGIGIVFGYYPARRAGALNPIDALRYE
- a CDS encoding ABC transporter ATP-binding protein; translated protein: MIEVANITKAYGEGDNLFEALRGVSFGIDAGEFVAVMGPSGSGKSTLMHILGCLDTPTSGTYVLDGRDVSKMNDDELADVRKDRIGFVFQSFNLLARTSVLRNVMLPLVYAGVNEDERRKRAKEALLAAGLPESHFGHLSNQLSGGQIQRVAIARALVNDPALILADEPTGNLDTATGLLVLGTFQKLNREHGRTIVLITHEPEVAQHAGRIITIRDGRIVSDEKNRAQKLILHP
- a CDS encoding DUF5666 domain-containing protein, which codes for MRKNVLYGIGIAVIALGIGFYSGIAYAGGHGPARGGMAPGNFAGGMRGGFAGRSGLVSGTVLSKDAGSITIRMMNGSTRIVLTSASTTVAKSAPGSLADVAAGENVSVSGTANSDGSLTADSLELRPVLQSGR
- the dnaA gene encoding chromosomal replication initiator protein DnaA: MSNQDTTTGGPPKDTGWDAAWSGARERLRKELGDATFNAWIGPLRLVSADRDNIQIGAAKPFARNWVANHYVTRIDRALRAEGKAPDSLSIVLCTSVPPPNTGAVTSGTPVELPPSAYPASALMRNGEKPAAEPRNLWNRPLHPSQTFGSFVAGSENEFGYRAAESFADGSTESGLLYIHGGFGYGKTHLLNATALEARKRGKRALFLGAEDFMRQFLGALHRRDTLSFKDELRAADMLLIDDLQHICRSHTTVSEFLHTVNAFADSRRKLIVAADRAPAALETLSADVRSRLTGGLTIGLDKPGRDTRLAILKSRANEFTRARPHAVLPEEVLERIADMPDASPRDLLGVFTKLATYADLTKKPVTLDVAEEAVGQRSAPGRKISIEDIQRKTAEFYKLDIRDFQSPQRTRRVARPRQVAMFLARELTMRSLPEIGRRFGGRDHTTVLHACRRIAELCEEDRDFKDEVGFLRDMLTRRGL
- a CDS encoding RNA-binding protein, with translation MATNKLYIGGLPYRSTEDEIRAAFEEAGTVTSVSIISDRMTGRSRGFGFVEMADEAQAQAAIDRWDGKDFGGRTLSVSFARPQGERPAGGDRGGFGGGNRGGNGGGYGGGRGGYSSGGNY
- a CDS encoding GcrA family cell cycle regulator; translated protein: MAWTHARKMQLKSLWTEGLPASKIAKELGITRNAVIGKAHYLDLPRRDDPSLPRTKKPPRATVKIDRSKSTYPV